The Deltaproteobacteria bacterium genome includes a region encoding these proteins:
- a CDS encoding DUF4091 domain-containing protein, whose translation MKRQHNQTGIPSASRRSTRQALSLFTIAAALAASSAASAAQIWIAPAATKVRPQTAVPAQAPAAASIAAAKNEFEAFHVVVTGPASGVSMAFDGVSDGQGHTISGRDVVLYREALINVANQSGGDGATGWWPDALVPDVDPIMGEKRNAFPFDVPAGENRAVYVDVHVPADAPAGKYTGTLVVSGGASAQVPVTLTVWDFSVPSTSTLRTAFGITWNGPCMGHGDGSCSNVAYEQALRTRYVQAALDNHVSVSVPVSSTPVSSTGAADWSAFDTYGGPFMDGTANTRLKNAQLTSVQIYGPASAAGVKGWSDHFRAKGWFPRLFNYICDEPPLTCQWSDIPGRIANSRAGDPELTTLLTSQPYAAAANGVTGIDLFVAVINYLEDRPGTSLAGSQRARWPSNIWLYQGCMSFGCSGVSPGVDATNSMGWPSYAIDTDATRNRALEWMTYIFDGTGELYYEMTQSYFGGDPWVRQVAFGGNGDGTLFYPGTTAKIGGQTEIPVESLRLKGIRDGMEDYELLHLAATLGLAAEAKQIALGVYPHAYQGYTTPAALDGGRAQLAALILHALGKDVPPTEQSGSDGSCTTTGCQSSSSTPPTATSSFMFPSGGCSSSGFQSASWIAVAIAVLLGFRRRLSAARGR comes from the coding sequence TTGAAGAGGCAGCACAACCAGACAGGCATCCCGTCCGCCTCGCGCCGCTCGACGCGGCAGGCGCTCTCGCTGTTCACGATTGCCGCGGCACTCGCGGCCTCAAGCGCCGCATCCGCGGCACAGATCTGGATCGCTCCAGCGGCGACGAAGGTCCGTCCGCAAACCGCGGTCCCCGCCCAGGCGCCTGCAGCGGCGTCGATCGCGGCTGCAAAGAACGAGTTCGAGGCCTTTCACGTCGTCGTGACGGGGCCGGCCTCCGGCGTTTCCATGGCCTTCGACGGAGTGTCCGACGGCCAGGGACACACGATCTCTGGACGCGACGTCGTCCTCTACCGCGAGGCGCTCATCAACGTCGCCAATCAGTCCGGCGGCGATGGCGCGACCGGTTGGTGGCCCGACGCGCTCGTGCCGGACGTCGATCCAATCATGGGCGAGAAGCGAAACGCGTTTCCGTTCGACGTGCCGGCCGGCGAGAACCGCGCCGTGTATGTCGACGTGCACGTTCCGGCGGACGCGCCCGCGGGCAAGTACACCGGCACGCTCGTGGTCAGCGGCGGCGCCAGCGCCCAGGTGCCGGTGACGCTGACGGTCTGGGACTTCTCCGTTCCCTCGACCTCGACGCTTCGCACTGCATTCGGGATCACCTGGAATGGACCCTGCATGGGGCACGGCGACGGCAGCTGCAGCAACGTCGCCTACGAGCAGGCCTTGCGGACCCGGTACGTTCAAGCGGCGTTGGACAACCACGTCTCGGTCAGCGTTCCCGTCTCCAGCACGCCGGTGTCTTCGACCGGCGCGGCGGATTGGTCCGCGTTCGACACGTACGGCGGACCGTTCATGGACGGGACGGCGAACACGCGGCTCAAGAACGCGCAGCTCACGTCCGTGCAGATCTACGGCCCTGCCAGTGCAGCCGGCGTGAAGGGCTGGTCGGACCATTTCCGGGCGAAGGGCTGGTTCCCGAGGCTCTTCAACTACATCTGTGACGAACCGCCCTTGACCTGCCAGTGGTCGGACATTCCCGGCCGCATCGCGAATTCGCGCGCCGGCGATCCGGAGTTGACGACCCTGCTGACGTCGCAACCCTATGCCGCGGCGGCAAACGGCGTGACCGGCATCGACCTGTTCGTCGCGGTCATCAACTATCTGGAGGATCGCCCCGGCACTTCGCTCGCGGGCAGCCAGCGAGCGCGCTGGCCGTCGAACATCTGGCTCTATCAGGGCTGCATGAGCTTCGGCTGCTCCGGCGTGTCGCCGGGGGTCGATGCTACCAACTCGATGGGCTGGCCTTCGTACGCGATCGATACCGACGCGACCCGCAACCGCGCCCTCGAGTGGATGACCTACATCTTCGACGGAACGGGCGAGCTGTACTACGAGATGACCCAGTCCTACTTCGGTGGCGATCCGTGGGTCAGACAGGTCGCGTTCGGAGGGAACGGGGACGGAACGCTGTTCTACCCGGGCACGACGGCGAAGATCGGCGGGCAGACGGAGATCCCGGTCGAGTCGTTGCGACTGAAGGGCATCCGCGACGGAATGGAGGACTACGAGCTGCTCCATCTCGCGGCGACCCTCGGATTGGCCGCAGAGGCGAAGCAGATCGCCCTGGGCGTCTACCCGCATGCGTACCAGGGGTACACCACTCCTGCGGCGCTTGACGGTGGCCGGGCGCAGCTCGCGGCGCTGATCCTGCACGCGCTCGGCAAGGATGTGCCTCCAACGGAGCAAAGCGGGTCCGACGGGTCCTGCACCACCACGGGGTGCCAATCCAGCTCGAGCACGCCGCCGACGGCGACCTCATCGTTCATGTTCCCCTCGGGAGGCTGCTCCAGCAGCGGGTTCCAGTCGGCGTCCTGGATCGCGGTAGCGATCGCGGTGCTCCTCGGGTTCCGCCGCCGGCTCTCTGCGGCGCGGGGACGCTAG
- a CDS encoding acyltransferase, producing MGDQRTPPSVEHQALGGAVDRQSGRIPSLDGLRALSISLVVFGHLGGTVGFPIGSPRLVLPFLAVLGVRVFFVISGYLITRLLLDEQEKRGSIGLSMFYFRRIFRILVPYYVFLIAMAAAARLGWVELAPGDLGYALAYIGNYHPHSAWTLGHTWSLAVEEQFYLLWPAVLVLLGVRRAMWVAAACLFIAPVMRVGIWVLLPASRDGVGHTFGTVVDPLAMGCVLAGISDRLWQDARYRALLKSRWFFLVPLAVLATMVFEQHPRFAFTISPAVISVGVPLCVDRCVRLPGSIWTKALSAAPIVAVGRASYSIYLWQQPFLNRFTSDPATRFPANIIAAGVVATIAFFLVEKPALVARLALETRLRRVLPRPQRPSEVRPSPAGPEVVAA from the coding sequence CTGGGCGACCAGCGCACACCACCCTCAGTTGAACACCAAGCGCTGGGGGGCGCTGTGGACAGGCAAAGCGGCCGGATCCCGAGCCTCGATGGGCTTCGGGCCTTGTCGATCTCGCTGGTGGTGTTCGGCCACCTCGGGGGAACCGTTGGGTTCCCGATCGGATCGCCCCGCCTCGTCCTGCCTTTCCTCGCCGTCCTCGGCGTGCGGGTGTTCTTCGTCATTTCCGGATACCTGATTACCCGGCTGCTGCTCGACGAGCAGGAGAAGCGCGGCTCGATCGGTCTTTCGATGTTCTACTTCCGCCGCATCTTCCGCATCCTCGTCCCCTACTACGTGTTCTTGATCGCGATGGCCGCCGCGGCCCGCCTGGGCTGGGTGGAGCTCGCCCCCGGCGATCTCGGCTACGCCCTCGCGTACATCGGGAACTACCACCCGCATAGCGCGTGGACGCTCGGGCATACCTGGTCGCTCGCCGTCGAAGAGCAGTTCTATCTGCTCTGGCCGGCAGTCCTCGTGCTTCTCGGCGTGCGCAGGGCGATGTGGGTGGCCGCGGCGTGTCTCTTCATCGCTCCAGTCATGCGTGTCGGCATCTGGGTCCTGCTGCCGGCATCGCGCGATGGAGTCGGCCACACCTTTGGAACCGTAGTGGACCCGCTCGCGATGGGGTGCGTGCTGGCCGGTATCAGCGACCGTCTCTGGCAGGATGCCCGCTATCGGGCCCTGCTCAAATCCCGCTGGTTCTTCCTCGTTCCGCTCGCCGTGCTCGCGACCATGGTGTTCGAGCAACACCCCCGGTTTGCCTTCACCATTTCCCCGGCGGTCATCAGCGTCGGCGTCCCACTCTGCGTCGACCGCTGCGTTCGCCTCCCCGGTTCCATCTGGACGAAAGCGCTCAGCGCCGCACCGATCGTCGCCGTCGGGCGCGCAAGCTATTCGATCTACCTCTGGCAGCAGCCCTTCCTGAACCGATTCACTTCGGACCCGGCAACACGGTTCCCGGCAAACATCATCGCCGCCGGCGTGGTAGCGACCATCGCGTTCTTTCTCGTGGAGAAGCCGGCTCTGGTTGCCCGCCTGGCACTGGAAACCAGACTGCGCCGCGTTCTGCCGCGGCCGCAACGGCCGTCCGAAGTCCGTCCGTCTCCGGCAGGTCCAGAGGTCGTCGCAGCCTAG
- a CDS encoding tannase/feruloyl esterase family alpha/beta hydrolase, whose amino-acid sequence MTWATAAVPTAAQKSTRRFMGPPSAHCTGGDRRRTVRVVGFGCQQTAERPAQRARHSSDFAERGRCAIRATPKGRQMRTKSLLSMVAVLCAAIGVPGIAHASCNEVKAALADSINLMDVRCFDSTDLTTNNADTTPANNSVPGLPPGAFTPVTDRGVISPDPPNRTPIGRAVPGIQVNGRFTDDPTGEARFLLRLPTVWNGKLVVAGASGTRSEFNGDFAWSDYVVQKGYAYASQNKGVLNLKITSLSSATPPTPNSCRLNPASSVWVEFYDNEPAKAFTQWTEYFIDGTGLAKRAVKAQYNSLPQRTYAVGTSNGGYQVRRALEQAPDLFDGGVDWEGTFIDPRGPNILIDLPPAIRNWPAYALGLTSSAPAVKNAAKIAAQNIEAAGYPPDIVIGTTSLWGLYWAQFWEVTQCQWQKRFDPNWITYLDGPNDIQGTGGYEYLARAALDPAIAARLASVATTGKIGRPLVTVAGTMDALLPIQRGARAYEALVLAEAHGGGNDRDGRSVQYRLYEVQNGNHIETFKNTFSQLEFIQKHAQKSFDLLTDYVERGAPLPQSQCIPKGGAIGTPSNKPGHCANLLVP is encoded by the coding sequence GTGACCTGGGCGACCGCGGCGGTTCCGACCGCAGCCCAGAAAAGCACGAGACGCTTCATGGGGCCTCCTTCCGCGCATTGCACCGGCGGAGATCGGCGGCGGACTGTGCGAGTCGTCGGATTCGGCTGTCAACAGACAGCCGAGCGCCCTGCGCAGCGTGCACGCCACTCGTCTGACTTTGCGGAGCGGGGAAGATGTGCCATACGTGCGACCCCCAAGGGGAGACAAATGAGAACAAAGAGCCTGTTGTCAATGGTCGCCGTCTTGTGCGCCGCGATCGGCGTTCCTGGAATCGCACATGCCAGCTGCAATGAGGTGAAGGCCGCCCTGGCCGACAGCATCAATCTGATGGACGTCAGATGCTTCGATAGCACGGATCTGACGACCAACAATGCTGACACTACGCCCGCGAACAACTCCGTTCCCGGCCTTCCCCCGGGCGCCTTTACGCCGGTAACGGATCGCGGCGTCATCTCTCCCGATCCGCCGAACCGCACTCCGATCGGGCGCGCCGTACCGGGAATCCAGGTCAACGGCCGCTTCACCGACGATCCGACTGGAGAGGCGCGGTTCCTGCTCCGTTTGCCGACCGTCTGGAACGGCAAGCTCGTCGTCGCCGGCGCCTCGGGCACGCGCAGCGAGTTCAACGGCGACTTCGCCTGGAGTGATTACGTCGTCCAGAAGGGTTACGCCTACGCGTCACAGAACAAGGGCGTGCTCAATCTGAAGATCACGAGTTTGTCGTCGGCGACGCCCCCCACGCCGAATTCGTGCCGGTTGAATCCGGCGTCGTCGGTCTGGGTCGAATTCTACGACAACGAGCCCGCGAAAGCGTTCACGCAATGGACGGAGTACTTCATCGATGGGACCGGTCTCGCCAAGCGGGCCGTCAAGGCGCAGTACAACAGCCTGCCGCAGCGCACGTACGCCGTCGGCACCTCGAACGGCGGCTACCAGGTTCGCCGCGCGCTGGAGCAGGCCCCCGATCTCTTCGACGGCGGCGTTGACTGGGAGGGCACTTTCATCGATCCGCGCGGGCCGAACATCCTGATCGATCTTCCGCCTGCAATCCGCAACTGGCCTGCCTACGCCTTGGGGCTCACTTCGAGCGCCCCAGCCGTGAAGAATGCTGCAAAGATTGCCGCGCAGAATATCGAGGCCGCGGGTTATCCGCCCGACATCGTCATCGGCACCACCTCGCTGTGGGGCCTCTACTGGGCGCAGTTCTGGGAAGTGACGCAGTGCCAGTGGCAGAAGCGGTTCGATCCGAACTGGATCACCTATCTCGACGGGCCGAACGACATCCAAGGGACTGGCGGGTACGAATATCTCGCGCGGGCCGCACTGGATCCCGCGATCGCGGCGCGTCTCGCCTCGGTCGCCACCACCGGCAAGATCGGCCGGCCGCTGGTCACAGTGGCAGGCACGATGGACGCGCTGCTGCCGATCCAACGCGGCGCGCGTGCGTACGAGGCGCTGGTGCTCGCCGAAGCACATGGTGGCGGTAACGACCGCGACGGCCGATCGGTTCAATATCGGCTATACGAAGTTCAGAACGGGAACCACATCGAGACCTTCAAGAACACGTTTTCGCAGCTCGAGTTCATCCAAAAGCACGCGCAGAAGAGCTTCGACCTGCTGACCGACTACGTTGAACGCGGTGCTCCGCTACCGCAAAGCCAGTGCATTCCGAAGGGGGGCGCGATCGGAACGCCGTCCAACAAACCAGGACACTGCGCCAACCTGTTAGTGCCCTGA
- a CDS encoding GMC family oxidoreductase: MAHSYDVIVIGSGAGGGTLVHNLAPSGKRILLLERGDYVRREKENWDSASVNLKGRYQTKEVWRDSRGRDLHPHTNYAVGGNTKFYGAALFRLRKEDFGELRHHGGVSPGWPVGYDEMEPYYTRAERMYHVHGERGEDPTEPFASEPYPHPAVSHEERLQHLAEDFARSGVKAFHTPLGIQIDEKNPNRSQCIRCGTCDGFPCLVRAKSDAQVLAVDPALEFPNVTLLTNAYVERLETIPSGRAVNKVIVRRNGTREEYSADVVVVSAGAINSAALLLRSANDRHPDGLANRSGVVGRHYMGHVNSVLMAVSKCPNPTIFQKSLSVNDFYFGTKEFPYPMGHISFVGKLDGPTLSAGAPAIAPGFTLDLMARHSLDFWLTSEDLPDPENRVTLDGQGNIVLSYRPNNEEGHRQLIARLKKLMNEQRACPMHGHECHQGLFARNLYLGERIPLAGVAHQNGTIRFGNDPETSALDRNCKGHDVDNLYVVDASFFPSSGAVNPALTIMANALRVGDHLRQRIA, translated from the coding sequence ATGGCGCACAGCTACGACGTGATCGTGATCGGGTCCGGGGCCGGCGGGGGGACGCTGGTCCACAATCTCGCTCCCTCGGGGAAGCGCATCCTGTTGCTCGAGCGCGGCGACTATGTCCGGCGCGAGAAGGAGAACTGGGACTCCGCCTCCGTGAATCTGAAGGGTCGCTACCAGACCAAGGAGGTCTGGAGGGACTCGCGCGGGCGCGACCTGCACCCGCACACGAACTACGCCGTCGGCGGCAACACCAAGTTCTACGGCGCCGCCCTCTTCCGCCTGCGCAAGGAGGACTTCGGCGAGCTGCGCCATCACGGCGGCGTCTCTCCGGGCTGGCCAGTCGGCTACGACGAGATGGAGCCGTACTACACGCGCGCCGAGCGCATGTACCACGTGCACGGCGAGCGCGGAGAAGACCCGACGGAGCCGTTCGCGAGCGAGCCGTATCCGCATCCCGCCGTGAGCCACGAAGAGCGGCTGCAGCACCTGGCGGAAGACTTCGCGCGCTCCGGGGTGAAGGCATTCCACACGCCGCTGGGCATCCAGATCGACGAGAAGAACCCGAACCGGAGCCAGTGCATCCGCTGCGGCACCTGCGACGGATTTCCCTGCCTGGTGCGGGCGAAGTCCGATGCGCAGGTGCTGGCGGTGGATCCGGCGCTCGAGTTTCCCAATGTGACGCTGCTCACGAACGCATACGTCGAGCGGCTGGAGACGATTCCGTCGGGTCGCGCGGTGAACAAGGTGATCGTGCGGCGCAACGGCACGCGCGAGGAGTACTCCGCCGATGTGGTGGTGGTCTCCGCGGGCGCGATCAACTCCGCGGCGCTCCTGCTGCGGTCCGCGAACGATCGCCATCCCGACGGTCTCGCGAATCGCTCCGGCGTCGTTGGCCGGCACTACATGGGGCACGTCAACTCGGTGCTGATGGCGGTGTCGAAGTGCCCGAACCCGACCATCTTCCAGAAATCTCTTTCGGTGAACGACTTCTACTTCGGGACGAAGGAGTTTCCGTACCCGATGGGGCACATCTCCTTCGTCGGCAAGCTGGACGGCCCGACGTTGAGCGCCGGCGCGCCGGCAATTGCCCCGGGGTTCACGCTGGATCTGATGGCGCGCCATTCGCTCGACTTCTGGCTGACGTCGGAGGACCTGCCGGATCCGGAGAACCGGGTGACGCTCGACGGCCAGGGGAACATCGTTCTGTCGTATCGGCCGAACAATGAGGAAGGCCATCGCCAGCTCATCGCACGGCTGAAGAAGCTGATGAACGAGCAGCGCGCCTGCCCGATGCATGGGCACGAGTGCCACCAGGGGCTGTTCGCGCGGAACCTGTACCTGGGCGAGCGGATTCCGCTGGCCGGCGTCGCCCACCAGAACGGGACCATCCGGTTCGGGAACGACCCGGAGACTTCCGCGCTGGACCGGAACTGCAAGGGGCACGACGTGGACAACCTCTACGTCGTCGACGCCAGCTTCTTCCCGTCGTCGGGAGCGGTGAATCCCGCGCTGACCATCATGGCGAATGCGCTGCGGGTCGGAGACCACCTGCGCCAGCGAATCGCGTAG